ACACGGCAAAGAATTTCACACAGAAAGACAAGGAAATATTCCTCAACTTCTGTCTCCAGGTCGCCAAGGCGCTCGACCGGTTCATACCGCACGAAGGCGAGGCGCCTTTGCGGTGAGTTTTTTGATCCTGTCATACAAGGAACCTGGTTTACGATGAGCGAACCGCAGCCTATTCCAAAAAAGTCCTTTCTCCTGAATAATAAAACGTTTCAAACGGCCTTCGTGTACCTTGTGGCCGCCGCGGCCCTGTGCTGGGTGTTCCACGATGTCAACTTCGGCAGCCTTAAGAAAGAATTTTTCCATATCGTCTGGCCGCTCGCGTTGCTGGGCATGCTCGTTGACATCGGCCGGTACGTCACCCAGACCATCCGGTGGAACCTGCTGCTCAGCCCGTTCGGCAGGATTTCCCTGCTCAAGACATTTCAAACGCTTTACGCGGGGATTTTCCTCAACCTCATCCTGCCCTTGCGGGTAGGCGAGGTCGCGCGCGCCTATCTTGCTTCGCGTTTTTCCGGCGCGCGCTTTTGGAGCGTGGTGTCTTCCATGGCCGTGGAATACCTGTTCGACGGCATCTGGTTTGCCGCCGGCATCGGCATCGTCGCGCTGATGGTGCCGCTGCCCGGCAACGTGCTGGTCGCCGCCAGGATCATTGGCGCGGCGGCGTTTGCAGCCGCGGCGCTCTTCGTGTTCCTTGTTTTTTTCAAAAGGGGAGGCCCGAACGCCGCGCCCGCCCGGAAAGGGATTTTCGGCAGCATCGTGCACTTTCTTGACACAACAAGAAAAGGCCTCCAGGTGATCGGCCGCACCCACCGGTT
The Chitinivibrionales bacterium genome window above contains:
- a CDS encoding lysylphosphatidylglycerol synthase transmembrane domain-containing protein gives rise to the protein MSEPQPIPKKSFLLNNKTFQTAFVYLVAAAALCWVFHDVNFGSLKKEFFHIVWPLALLGMLVDIGRYVTQTIRWNLLLSPFGRISLLKTFQTLYAGIFLNLILPLRVGEVARAYLASRFSGARFWSVVSSMAVEYLFDGIWFAAGIGIVALMVPLPGNVLVAARIIGAAAFAAAALFVFLVFFKRGGPNAAPARKGIFGSIVHFLDTTRKGLQVIGRTHRFWASLFVSSFDIMFHIVAFWILLHAYGIRQPLIVAAAVLLFIFVGLIIPNAPSNVGSFQFLCVLGLLAFGVDKTTAGGFSVFFFVMVNIPQVVIGWISFMKSGEKLGEIRARVASLRLSSKE